The Formosa sp. Hel1_33_131 genome window below encodes:
- a CDS encoding trypsin-like peptidase domain-containing protein: MKKFLTLVCISALGGALTLGTYKQFFEDSSTPKPIENQATASFFPVNLNTNLNGGTNVDFTTAADKTVHSVVHVKNTTLSKGYTSLEDLFRGRPQQQEQIGTGSGVIISPDGYIITNNHVIDGAQSIEITTNGNKTYDAELVGTDPNTDIALLKIEADAPLDYTTFGDSNSVRIGEWVLAVGNPFNLNSTVTAGIISAKSRDLSGRNTQSFIQTDAAVNPGNSGGALVNIKGELIGINTAISSQTGSYIGYSFAVPSNIARKVVEDLMEFGNVQNGILGVIGGELNGKNAKDFGVDQTEGFYVTDVQKGTGAESAGIQKGDIIQRIDGITISKFSDLKGFLNTKSPEDQVEVEILRNGIPQSLMVTLEKLTTIDIPILGTLQEPSKEVLYNLDVDYGLQVSELSETHRKDWESDGISEGSVVTEINEVKINSINDAQRALEKYSNRVLRIALVKNNGEKVVYRFR; the protein is encoded by the coding sequence TGAAGATTCTTCAACTCCTAAGCCTATTGAAAATCAAGCGACTGCTTCCTTTTTTCCTGTAAATTTAAACACCAATTTGAATGGCGGAACCAATGTGGATTTTACGACCGCTGCGGACAAAACTGTGCATTCAGTCGTTCATGTAAAAAACACAACGCTTAGTAAAGGCTATACCAGTTTAGAAGACTTATTTAGGGGAAGACCTCAACAGCAAGAGCAGATTGGGACAGGCTCGGGCGTTATTATTTCGCCAGATGGCTATATCATTACAAATAATCATGTCATCGACGGAGCGCAATCTATTGAGATTACCACAAATGGCAATAAAACGTACGATGCAGAACTCGTCGGAACCGATCCAAATACTGATATTGCTTTACTAAAAATAGAAGCTGATGCCCCCTTAGATTACACCACATTTGGAGATAGTAATTCCGTTCGAATTGGAGAATGGGTTTTAGCCGTTGGCAACCCTTTTAATCTAAATTCTACAGTAACGGCTGGAATTATAAGTGCAAAATCCAGAGATTTATCTGGACGAAATACGCAGTCGTTTATCCAAACAGATGCTGCTGTGAATCCCGGAAATTCAGGCGGTGCTTTGGTCAATATTAAGGGCGAATTAATCGGCATTAATACCGCTATTTCGTCTCAAACAGGTTCCTATATTGGCTATTCGTTTGCAGTTCCTAGCAATATTGCGCGCAAGGTCGTGGAAGATCTTATGGAGTTTGGAAATGTACAGAACGGAATTCTAGGAGTGATCGGTGGCGAATTAAATGGTAAAAATGCTAAAGATTTTGGTGTCGATCAAACGGAGGGTTTTTATGTAACGGACGTACAAAAAGGGACCGGTGCTGAAAGTGCTGGCATCCAAAAAGGGGACATCATTCAACGCATTGATGGAATTACAATTTCAAAATTTTCGGATTTAAAAGGGTTTCTAAATACCAAAAGTCCTGAAGATCAAGTAGAAGTTGAGATCCTAAGAAATGGTATCCCTCAAAGTTTGATGGTAACCTTAGAAAAACTCACCACGATTGACATTCCTATCCTTGGAACCCTTCAAGAGCCCTCAAAAGAAGTGCTTTATAACCTTGATGTAGACTATGGTTTACAAGTTTCAGAGCTCTCAGAAACCCACCGAAAAGATTGGGAATCAGATGGTATTTCAGAGGGGAGTGTTGTAACCGAAATCAACGAAGTGAAAATTAATTCTATCAATGATGCTCAGAGAGCATTGGAAAAATACTCCAATAGAGTCCTGAGAATCGCTCTTGTCAAAAATAATGGTGAAAAAGTAGTGTATCGATTTAGATAA
- a CDS encoding glyceraldehyde-3-phosphate dehydrogenase, with the protein MASKPTYDSEIAFQSDRRKAAVELIKILSDLWYDSAIELVLFRNQLMDRNVSEILKLHEYAGEFVNKPISIFDSVEMVQAIKLLNLPASKLDIGKLTFEYHKEEATNLSSSAFLSKKLKDAKQQPKLEPKDVVLYGFGRIGRLVARELMGKSGSGSQLRLRAIVTRDKLTPTILEKRAALLRSDSVHGDFYGTVRVDTKLQALIINGMTVYIISAAKPEDIDYTAYGINEALIIDNTGAFRDQEALQRHLTSKGSKKVLLTAPGKGIPNIVHGVNHLEHSPDTVDIFSAASCTTNAITPILKVIEDAFGVVHGHLETIHAYTNDQNLVDNMHSKYRRGRAAALNMVITETGAGKAVSKALPSLENKLTSNAIRVPVPNGSLAILNLEINKKTNLKKINEVIKTAALSGALVEQIKYEFNDELVSSDIVGSTAPAIYDSKATIVSPNGKNIILYIWYDNEFGYSHQVVRLAKYIAKVRRFTYY; encoded by the coding sequence ATGGCTTCAAAACCCACCTACGATTCCGAAATTGCATTCCAATCCGACCGCAGAAAAGCAGCGGTTGAACTTATTAAAATTCTCAGTGATTTGTGGTACGACAGCGCGATTGAATTGGTTTTATTTAGAAATCAATTGATGGATCGAAATGTCAGCGAGATTCTTAAACTTCACGAATATGCCGGCGAATTTGTCAATAAACCCATCTCCATATTTGATTCCGTAGAAATGGTACAAGCCATTAAACTGCTCAACCTTCCAGCCTCAAAATTAGATATCGGAAAATTAACCTTTGAATATCACAAAGAAGAAGCCACGAACCTTAGCAGCTCCGCCTTTCTTTCTAAAAAATTAAAAGACGCAAAACAACAACCAAAACTGGAGCCCAAAGATGTGGTTCTCTACGGATTTGGACGCATTGGACGGTTGGTAGCCCGCGAGTTGATGGGGAAGTCTGGAAGCGGAAGTCAATTGCGACTTCGCGCCATCGTCACTCGAGATAAACTAACCCCCACTATTTTAGAAAAAAGAGCCGCATTGCTGCGAAGCGATTCTGTTCATGGTGATTTTTATGGAACAGTTCGCGTGGATACAAAATTACAGGCGTTAATTATCAACGGCATGACCGTTTACATCATATCCGCTGCGAAACCCGAAGACATTGACTATACAGCCTACGGCATAAACGAGGCGTTGATTATTGATAATACGGGAGCTTTTAGAGATCAAGAAGCACTGCAAAGACATTTGACTTCTAAAGGGTCGAAAAAAGTATTATTAACCGCGCCGGGCAAAGGCATTCCAAATATTGTGCATGGCGTGAACCATTTAGAACATTCGCCAGATACCGTCGATATTTTCTCTGCAGCCTCTTGTACAACCAATGCCATCACCCCGATTCTAAAAGTAATTGAAGACGCTTTTGGAGTGGTTCATGGCCATCTCGAAACCATTCATGCCTACACAAACGATCAGAATTTGGTGGACAATATGCATTCTAAATACAGAAGAGGACGCGCCGCAGCCCTCAATATGGTCATTACTGAAACGGGAGCCGGAAAAGCAGTCAGTAAGGCACTCCCCTCTTTAGAGAACAAGCTCACCTCCAATGCGATTCGGGTGCCGGTTCCCAATGGAAGTTTGGCTATTTTAAACCTTGAAATCAATAAGAAAACGAATCTCAAAAAAATCAATGAGGTCATCAAAACTGCTGCACTCTCTGGCGCATTGGTTGAACAAATTAAATATGAATTCAACGACGAGCTTGTTTCTAGCGACATTGTAGGAAGTACGGCACCCGCCATTTACGATAGCAAAGCAACCATTGTGAGTCCGAACGGGAAAAATATAATTCTATATATATGGTATGATAACGAGTTTGGGTACAGCCATCAAGTGGTGCGATTGGCCAAATACATTGCCAAAGTAAGGCGATTCACCTACTATTAG
- the trmD gene encoding tRNA (guanosine(37)-N1)-methyltransferase TrmD — protein sequence MRIDIITVLPELLKSPFEASILKRAIDAGLVSVHFHNLRDYTSDNYKSIDDTQFGGGAGMVMMIEPIDKCISKLKSERDYDEVIYMTPDGETLNQGIANQLSMKGNLIMLCGHYKGVDQRVRDQFITKEISIGDYVLSGGELGAAVLCDSIIRLIPGVLGNETSALTDSFQDGLLAPPIYTKPRDYKGWTVPEILVSGNFPKIEKWREEQALEHTKTRRPDLLED from the coding sequence ATGCGCATAGACATCATTACCGTTTTACCAGAATTACTGAAAAGTCCTTTTGAGGCCTCCATATTAAAGCGTGCCATTGATGCAGGCTTGGTCAGTGTTCATTTTCATAATTTACGGGATTATACCTCCGATAATTACAAATCCATTGACGACACCCAATTTGGCGGCGGTGCTGGCATGGTGATGATGATAGAACCTATTGATAAATGTATTTCTAAATTAAAATCGGAACGGGATTATGACGAGGTTATTTATATGACACCCGATGGAGAAACACTCAATCAAGGCATTGCCAATCAGCTATCGATGAAAGGGAATCTCATTATGCTTTGTGGACATTATAAAGGGGTGGATCAACGTGTGCGGGATCAGTTTATAACCAAAGAAATCTCTATTGGCGACTATGTGCTTTCTGGAGGCGAACTAGGAGCTGCTGTTCTTTGTGATTCAATTATTCGTCTCATTCCAGGGGTTTTAGGAAATGAAACTTCGGCACTGACCGATTCATTTCAAGATGGATTGTTAGCCCCGCCCATCTATACAAAACCACGAGATTATAAAGGATGGACGGTTCCAGAAATTTTAGTGAGTGGGAATTTTCCAAAAATAGAAAAATGGCGAGAAGAACAAGCGTTAGAACACACCAAAACACGACGCCCCGATTTGTTGGAAGACTAA
- the rplS gene encoding 50S ribosomal protein L19, which yields MESLIKFVQDEFVAKKDFPEFAAGDTITVYYEIREGEKVRTQFYRGVVLQRRGSGSSETFTIRKMSGTIGVERIFPVNLPALQKIEVNKRGKVRRARIFYFRELTGKKARIKERRR from the coding sequence ATGGAATCCTTAATTAAATTTGTTCAAGACGAATTTGTAGCAAAAAAAGACTTTCCAGAATTTGCAGCTGGTGACACCATCACTGTTTATTACGAAATTAGAGAAGGCGAAAAAGTACGTACACAGTTCTACCGAGGGGTTGTTCTTCAAAGAAGAGGCTCAGGAAGTTCTGAAACATTTACAATCAGAAAAATGTCTGGCACCATTGGTGTTGAACGTATTTTCCCTGTAAACTTACCCGCCTTACAGAAAATTGAAGTCAACAAACGTGGTAAAGTAAGAAGAGCTCGTATCTTTTACTTTAGAGAACTTACTGGTAAAAAAGCCAGAATTAAAGAAAGAAGACGTTAG
- a CDS encoding NADP-dependent isocitrate dehydrogenase yields MANIIYTITDEAPALATRSFLPIVKSFVESSGIEIETKDISLAARILSTFAEFLSEDQRVEDALAELGELVTKPEANIVKLPNISASIPQLKAAISELQSKGFAIPNYPDAPQTEDEKAIKSRYDKIKGSAVNPVLREGNSDRRAPKAVKNYAKKNPHSMGPWLANSKTHVATMTVGDFAHNEKSITIATATNASIVHTDTHNKSTTLKSNIALLDGEIIDATVMSIQALRTFLTAEINDAKDKGVLFSLHMKATMMKVSDPIIFGHAVRLFFADVFEKHQATFDKIGVDANNGYGNVLEKVAGLAADKRQEIEADFANAISKGPDLAMVNSDKGITNLHVPSDVIIDASMPAMIRTSGQMWNAKGNAQDTKAVIPDSSYAGIYTATIDFCKENGAFDPTTMGTVPNVGLMAQKAEEYGSHDKTFEIQSNGRVDVIDADGTVLISHPVEAGDIWRMCQVKDAPIQDWVKLAVTRAKASQLPAIFWLDTQRAHDAELIKKVNTYLKNYETNGLDLQILAPIDATHYTLSRLKQGLDTISVSGNVLRDYLTDLFPILEVGTSAKMLSIVPLMNGGGLFETGAGGSAPKHVEQFTHENHLRWDSLGEFLALAVSLEHFSQVNSNPKAAVLGEALDAATEKFLDEKKSPSRRVNELDNRGSHFYLTMYWAQALATQTKNAELKAEFTTIAASLSENEETIVNELISIQGHPIETDGYYLPNSDKTDTAMRPSATLNKIIG; encoded by the coding sequence ATGGCTAACATCATTTATACCATCACCGACGAAGCTCCTGCACTTGCAACGCGTTCGTTTTTACCCATTGTTAAATCGTTTGTCGAAAGTTCAGGCATTGAAATCGAAACAAAAGACATTTCGTTAGCGGCTCGAATTCTGTCAACCTTTGCAGAATTTTTATCTGAAGACCAACGGGTTGAAGATGCCCTTGCAGAACTAGGTGAACTAGTCACCAAACCAGAAGCCAATATTGTGAAGCTTCCAAATATTAGTGCATCCATCCCTCAACTAAAAGCGGCCATCAGTGAACTGCAATCCAAAGGATTTGCAATTCCAAACTATCCAGATGCACCACAAACTGAGGATGAAAAAGCCATTAAATCACGTTACGACAAAATCAAAGGAAGTGCTGTTAACCCTGTATTAAGAGAAGGAAATTCAGACCGTCGTGCGCCAAAAGCTGTGAAAAATTACGCCAAGAAAAACCCACACAGTATGGGCCCTTGGTTGGCAAACTCAAAAACGCATGTCGCCACTATGACCGTTGGCGATTTTGCTCATAACGAAAAATCAATCACGATTGCCACTGCTACAAATGCAAGCATTGTGCATACCGATACCCACAATAAATCCACCACCTTAAAATCAAACATTGCGCTTTTAGACGGCGAAATTATTGATGCAACCGTGATGAGTATTCAAGCCTTGAGAACCTTTTTAACTGCTGAAATCAACGATGCTAAAGACAAAGGCGTTTTGTTTTCGCTTCACATGAAAGCAACCATGATGAAGGTCAGTGACCCTATCATTTTTGGACATGCAGTCCGTCTGTTTTTTGCAGATGTATTTGAAAAGCACCAAGCGACTTTTGATAAAATTGGCGTGGATGCAAATAATGGGTATGGAAATGTTTTAGAAAAAGTAGCGGGATTGGCTGCTGACAAACGTCAGGAAATTGAAGCTGATTTTGCAAACGCGATTAGTAAGGGTCCCGATTTAGCAATGGTTAATTCTGATAAAGGCATTACAAATTTACACGTTCCTAGTGATGTAATCATCGATGCTTCCATGCCAGCGATGATACGAACGTCAGGACAAATGTGGAATGCAAAAGGCAACGCACAAGATACCAAGGCTGTCATACCGGATAGTAGTTATGCTGGGATTTATACGGCCACCATCGATTTTTGTAAAGAAAATGGCGCTTTTGACCCCACTACAATGGGAACGGTTCCAAATGTGGGACTGATGGCTCAAAAAGCGGAAGAGTATGGATCGCATGACAAAACTTTTGAAATTCAATCCAACGGACGTGTCGATGTGATTGATGCGGATGGGACTGTTTTAATTTCGCATCCTGTAGAAGCTGGGGATATCTGGCGTATGTGTCAGGTGAAAGATGCCCCAATTCAAGACTGGGTCAAGTTAGCAGTGACCCGTGCTAAGGCGTCTCAATTGCCTGCTATATTTTGGTTAGACACCCAACGCGCACACGATGCAGAGTTGATCAAAAAAGTAAATACTTACTTAAAAAATTACGAAACGAACGGACTGGATCTTCAGATTCTAGCACCAATAGACGCGACCCATTATACACTCTCTAGATTAAAACAAGGACTGGATACGATCTCCGTTTCTGGGAATGTTTTGAGAGATTATTTAACCGATTTATTTCCCATCCTTGAGGTTGGAACCAGCGCCAAAATGCTATCGATTGTACCGTTGATGAATGGTGGTGGATTGTTTGAAACAGGCGCTGGGGGTTCTGCTCCAAAACACGTTGAGCAATTCACACATGAAAACCATTTACGTTGGGATTCATTGGGAGAGTTTTTGGCCTTAGCGGTGTCTTTAGAACATTTCAGCCAAGTCAACTCAAACCCAAAAGCTGCAGTTCTTGGAGAAGCCTTAGATGCTGCTACAGAGAAATTTTTAGACGAAAAGAAATCACCATCAAGACGTGTGAATGAACTCGACAACAGAGGAAGTCATTTTTACCTCACGATGTATTGGGCACAAGCCTTGGCGACTCAAACAAAGAACGCTGAGTTGAAAGCAGAATTTACAACCATTGCTGCATCGCTCTCAGAAAATGAAGAAACGATTGTCAATGAGTTAATTAGCATTCAAGGACATCCGATTGAAACCGATGGATATTACCTTCCAAATTCTGACAAAACAGACACGGCCATGCGTCCAAGTGCGACTCTAAATAAAATCATAGGGTAG
- a CDS encoding TonB-dependent receptor, giving the protein MRRLFFFLCIGLSLLGYSQEKYTLSGTIFEAEGQETLIGANILILELKTGTISNEYGFYSITLNEGTYEITVSTIGYATLKQTITLDKNISQNFTLTESLEALDEIVIETDIESIDIKTPQMSVNSLTASTIKQIPVVFGEADVIKAITLLPGVSSGGEGAAGFNVRGGAVDQNLILLDEATIFNSSHLFGLFSVFNPDAIKSLKLYKGGIPAKYGGRVASVLDIYQKEGNKNKFHANGGVGIVASRLLLEGPLKKGTGSFLLGGRATYAHLLLPLFDVDNIAYFYDLNTKLSYKLNEKNNIYLSGYFGRDVFNVSDSFENTYGNTVVNFRWNHLFSDQLFSNLSLIYSDYYYGLNLNFVGFEWNSGIQNMNIKYDFKQYINDRYKLEYGVHSTYYRFNPGIISPNGPDSGINREKLTDKFAFENAVYIDVNQQLTERLALSYGARLSSFLRLGQDELNVYENDQAVGFNSDLQLYEKINPIGTESDNHGKVIKSFLNIEPRFALSYQLNEDTSLKASYNRMTQYLHLLSNTSSPAPLDVWTPSGKFIQPQILDQIAVGYFKNYDAYSLEVESFYKIIKNRIDYIDGANLIANDAIEQVLLNGRSRAYGLELLFRKNKGRFKGWFAYTLSKSEQQTVGQNASEPGINNGNWYNTPYDKTHDISITSTYDLTKKWNLSANFIFQTGQPTTYPNGQYNYNGLVVPTFEARNSSRLDAYHRFDISGTYTPKPNKKKGWQGEWVFSIYNLYNRKNTQSLNFRENEVTGQNEAVKLSLFGAVGAISYNFKF; this is encoded by the coding sequence ATGAGACGGCTCTTCTTTTTCCTATGTATAGGACTTAGTTTATTAGGATATTCCCAAGAAAAATACACCCTTAGCGGAACTATTTTTGAGGCAGAAGGACAAGAAACCTTGATTGGTGCCAACATCCTTATTTTGGAGCTTAAAACAGGAACCATTTCAAATGAATACGGTTTCTACTCGATCACCCTAAACGAAGGAACTTACGAAATTACGGTCAGTACGATTGGCTATGCAACCTTAAAACAAACCATCACCCTTGATAAAAATATTTCTCAAAACTTCACGCTGACAGAATCTCTAGAAGCTTTGGACGAAATCGTGATTGAAACTGATATTGAGTCTATTGATATCAAAACACCCCAAATGAGTGTCAATTCATTAACTGCTTCCACAATCAAGCAAATTCCAGTGGTGTTTGGCGAAGCGGATGTCATCAAAGCGATCACGCTTTTACCAGGCGTTTCCAGTGGTGGCGAAGGCGCTGCGGGTTTCAATGTTCGTGGGGGTGCTGTAGATCAGAATTTGATTTTATTGGATGAAGCAACCATCTTTAATTCCTCTCATTTATTTGGATTGTTTTCCGTATTTAATCCGGATGCGATTAAAAGTTTAAAACTTTATAAGGGCGGAATTCCTGCCAAGTATGGAGGACGTGTTGCTTCGGTATTAGATATTTATCAAAAAGAAGGAAATAAAAACAAGTTCCATGCCAATGGAGGCGTCGGGATTGTTGCCAGTCGGTTACTGCTCGAAGGTCCTCTAAAAAAAGGAACGGGTTCGTTTCTATTGGGCGGACGCGCCACCTATGCCCATTTACTTTTGCCATTGTTTGATGTGGATAATATTGCGTATTTCTACGATCTAAACACCAAGTTAAGCTATAAACTGAACGAAAAAAACAACATTTATTTATCGGGTTATTTTGGAAGAGATGTGTTTAATGTCTCCGATAGTTTTGAAAACACCTATGGTAATACGGTCGTGAATTTTAGATGGAATCATTTATTTTCGGATCAATTATTTTCTAATTTATCCCTTATATACTCTGACTATTATTATGGTTTGAATTTGAATTTTGTGGGTTTCGAATGGAATTCAGGGATTCAGAACATGAATATCAAATACGATTTTAAACAATACATTAACGACCGCTACAAACTGGAATATGGGGTTCACAGTACCTACTACCGTTTCAATCCAGGAATCATCAGTCCAAATGGCCCAGATTCTGGAATCAATAGAGAAAAACTGACGGATAAGTTTGCTTTTGAAAATGCGGTTTATATCGATGTGAATCAGCAATTAACAGAGCGCTTGGCACTGAGTTATGGCGCACGTTTGAGCTCTTTTTTAAGATTGGGGCAAGACGAACTTAATGTGTATGAAAACGACCAAGCAGTTGGATTTAACAGTGATTTACAACTCTATGAAAAAATAAACCCCATTGGAACTGAAAGTGACAACCATGGAAAGGTGATCAAATCCTTTCTAAATATTGAGCCTCGTTTTGCACTCTCTTACCAACTGAATGAGGACACTTCTCTAAAGGCAAGCTACAACCGAATGACACAGTATTTGCATTTGCTTTCCAACACCAGTTCTCCAGCGCCCTTGGATGTTTGGACACCAAGTGGGAAATTTATTCAACCTCAAATTCTGGATCAAATAGCCGTCGGGTATTTTAAAAATTACGATGCTTATTCTCTGGAAGTGGAAAGCTTTTATAAGATCATTAAAAACCGCATCGACTATATTGATGGTGCTAATTTAATTGCCAATGACGCCATCGAACAAGTATTGTTGAATGGTCGCTCGAGAGCTTACGGATTGGAGCTCTTATTCCGTAAAAACAAAGGCCGTTTCAAAGGATGGTTTGCCTATACCCTCTCCAAATCGGAACAACAAACCGTAGGTCAAAATGCATCAGAACCGGGTATCAATAACGGAAACTGGTACAATACTCCTTATGACAAAACACACGATATTTCCATCACATCAACCTATGATCTGACTAAAAAATGGAACTTGAGTGCTAATTTTATCTTTCAAACGGGACAGCCAACGACCTACCCCAACGGACAATACAACTACAATGGCTTGGTCGTTCCAACATTTGAAGCTCGAAATTCAAGCCGTTTGGATGCCTACCACCGCTTTGATATATCTGGGACTTATACGCCTAAACCAAACAAGAAAAAAGGATGGCAAGGCGAATGGGTTTTTAGTATTTACAATCTGTACAATCGGAAAAATACTCAATCGTTGAACTTTAGAGAAAACGAAGTTACGGGTCAAAATGAGGCCGTCAAATTATCCCTGTTTGGCGCCGTGGGAGCCATTTCTTATAACTTTAAATTTTAG
- a CDS encoding DUF4249 family protein: MKHMKKLFILIGLGFLSTSCEEVIQLDLPTETPRLAIDASLQMTPNETLAQVVKLSLSGGFYQEENPVVSDASVQLLDLTNNQTFEFVYDTELENYNLDFTPSFDTDYKLRIVYANETYESSVEQLMHAVPIDNLEQGESTLFAGDEKEILISYTDSAERDDFYLFDFGLQRYLATKDEFYQGNVFIFSHFYEDLLAGDEAVVKIMGIDERHFNFMTILIDQTEDGGNPFSTTPSTVRGNLSNMTNPEHFPMGYFRLSETYSASLILE, translated from the coding sequence ATGAAACACATGAAAAAATTATTTATACTGATCGGTCTGGGATTCCTAAGTACTTCTTGCGAAGAAGTAATTCAACTCGATTTACCCACCGAAACACCTCGATTGGCCATTGATGCATCGCTTCAAATGACGCCCAATGAAACTTTGGCACAAGTGGTAAAACTAAGTTTATCTGGTGGATTTTATCAAGAAGAAAATCCAGTGGTGTCCGATGCCAGCGTGCAACTGCTAGACCTCACAAACAACCAAACATTTGAGTTTGTTTATGACACGGAGTTAGAAAATTACAACTTGGACTTCACCCCTAGTTTTGATACCGACTATAAACTGCGCATCGTATATGCCAATGAAACCTATGAATCCTCCGTGGAACAACTGATGCATGCGGTGCCTATTGACAACTTAGAGCAAGGAGAAAGCACACTTTTTGCAGGGGATGAAAAAGAAATTTTAATTTCCTATACGGACAGTGCCGAACGCGATGATTTTTATTTATTTGATTTTGGACTTCAAAGGTATTTAGCAACAAAAGATGAGTTCTACCAAGGAAATGTATTTATCTTTTCGCATTTCTATGAGGATTTACTCGCAGGAGACGAAGCGGTTGTTAAAATCATGGGAATCGACGAGCGTCATTTTAATTTTATGACCATTTTGATTGACCAAACTGAAGACGGTGGAAATCCTTTTAGCACCACTCCAAGCACGGTGCGTGGCAACCTCTCTAATATGACCAATCCAGAGCATTTTCCGATGGGGTATTTTAGACTTTCTGAAACGTATAGCGCGAGTTTAATTTTAGAATAG
- the murQ gene encoding N-acetylmuramic acid 6-phosphate etherase — protein sequence MTFTKTTEQDSHYNHLEKMSIKDVLNVINQEDQSVPTAVASAVPQIEALVAQIVNNLKNGGRLFYLGAGTSGRLGILDASECPPTFGVPHEMVIGLIAGGDSAIRKAVEFAEDDTQQGWKDLQAYSISTNDVVVGIAASGTTPYVIAALKACQQANISTGCMTCNEGSPLAQVSDYPIEVVVGPEVLTGSSRMKAGTAQKLVLNMITTTTMIQLGKVKGNKMVDMQLNNDKLVARGVKMLMDQLNLSETEAQQLLDTHKNVRTALKKYTNGNA from the coding sequence ATGACTTTCACAAAAACCACCGAACAGGATTCGCATTACAACCATCTCGAAAAAATGTCTATTAAGGATGTTTTAAACGTGATCAATCAAGAAGATCAGAGCGTTCCTACGGCGGTTGCATCAGCAGTCCCACAAATTGAAGCTCTGGTAGCACAGATTGTAAACAACCTGAAAAACGGCGGACGTTTGTTTTATTTGGGTGCTGGAACCAGTGGACGCCTCGGAATTTTGGATGCTTCTGAATGTCCTCCCACTTTTGGAGTCCCACATGAAATGGTGATTGGACTGATTGCAGGTGGTGATAGTGCCATCCGTAAAGCGGTTGAATTTGCCGAAGACGATACCCAACAAGGCTGGAAGGATTTACAAGCATATAGTATCTCCACAAACGATGTGGTGGTTGGTATTGCTGCTTCTGGCACAACGCCCTATGTGATTGCGGCCTTGAAAGCCTGTCAGCAAGCCAACATCAGCACGGGATGTATGACGTGCAACGAGGGCAGTCCCCTCGCCCAAGTATCGGATTACCCAATTGAAGTGGTGGTAGGTCCCGAAGTATTAACGGGCAGCTCACGAATGAAAGCCGGCACGGCACAAAAATTAGTATTGAATATGATCACCACCACCACAATGATTCAGCTTGGAAAGGTAAAAGGCAACAAAATGGTGGACATGCAACTGAACAATGATAAACTAGTCGCCCGTGGCGTCAAGATGTTGATGGATCAGTTGAACCTCTCAGAAACCGAAGCACAACAGTTGTTAGACACTCATAAAAACGTACGTACCGCATTAAAAAAATATACCAATGGAAACGCCTAG
- a CDS encoding DUF6095 family protein, protein METPRTNKDLLVGGLKTMGVTLFLLFLGPFILHAGFSNPDKPLYIPLVIAGVLTCGAAIYFGFKGIRTIMDSLFGRK, encoded by the coding sequence ATGGAAACGCCTAGAACCAATAAAGACCTTTTAGTGGGTGGACTTAAAACAATGGGGGTGACTCTCTTCTTATTATTTTTAGGGCCTTTTATTTTACATGCTGGATTTTCCAATCCCGATAAACCGCTTTACATCCCTTTGGTGATTGCGGGTGTTTTGACTTGTGGAGCGGCGATTTACTTTGGTTTTAAAGGGATCCGCACAATTATGGACAGCCTTTTTGGGCGGAAATAA